The proteins below come from a single Rhodanobacter sp. LX-99 genomic window:
- the tdh gene encoding L-threonine 3-dehydrogenase produces the protein MPQTMKALVKRKPEQGIWMEEVPLPQVGPNEVLIKIEKTAICGTDLHIYKWDEWSQRTIKPGLTIGHEFVGRIAEIGPGVTGYKIGDRVSAEGHIVCGHCRNCRAGRQHLCPNTIGIGVNRNGAFAEYMTMPASNLWPIPDQIPSELAAFFDPYGNAAHCALEFDMIGEDVLITGAGPIGIIAAGIAKHVGARNVVVTDVNDYRLKLAADMGATRVVNVTNQSLRDVMKDLHMEGFDVGLEMSGNPRAFNDMLDCMYHGGKIALLGIQPKGAGIDWDRVIFKGLTLQGIYGRRMYETWYKMTQMVLTGFPLQKVLTHQIRIDDFQKGFDLMDAGTCGKVVCSWH, from the coding sequence ATGCCGCAGACGATGAAAGCCCTGGTCAAGCGCAAGCCCGAGCAGGGCATCTGGATGGAAGAAGTGCCGCTGCCGCAGGTCGGCCCGAACGAGGTGCTAATCAAGATCGAGAAGACCGCGATCTGCGGCACCGACCTGCACATCTACAAGTGGGACGAGTGGAGCCAGCGCACGATCAAGCCGGGCCTCACCATCGGCCACGAGTTCGTCGGCCGCATCGCGGAGATCGGCCCGGGCGTGACCGGCTACAAGATCGGCGACCGCGTCTCGGCCGAGGGCCACATCGTCTGCGGCCATTGCCGCAACTGCCGCGCCGGCCGCCAGCACCTGTGCCCGAACACGATCGGCATCGGCGTGAACCGTAACGGCGCGTTCGCCGAGTATATGACCATGCCGGCCTCGAACCTGTGGCCGATCCCCGACCAGATTCCGTCCGAGCTGGCCGCGTTCTTCGACCCGTACGGCAACGCCGCGCACTGCGCGCTGGAGTTCGACATGATCGGCGAGGACGTGCTGATCACCGGCGCCGGCCCGATCGGCATCATCGCCGCCGGCATCGCCAAGCACGTGGGTGCGCGCAACGTGGTGGTCACCGACGTCAACGACTATCGCCTGAAGCTGGCCGCCGACATGGGGGCCACGCGCGTGGTCAACGTCACCAACCAGTCGCTCAGGGACGTGATGAAGGACCTGCACATGGAGGGCTTCGACGTGGGCCTGGAAATGAGCGGCAACCCGCGCGCGTTCAACGACATGCTCGACTGCATGTACCACGGCGGCAAGATCGCCCTGCTCGGCATCCAGCCCAAGGGCGCTGGCATCGACTGGGACCGGGTGATCTTCAAGGGCCTCACCCTGCAGGGCATCTATGGCCGGCGCATGTACGAGACCTGGTACAAGATGACCCAGATGGTGCTGACCGGCTTCCCGCTGCAGAAGGTGCTGACCCACCAGATCCGCATCGACGACTTCCAGAAGGGCTTCGACCTGATGGACGCCGGCACCTGCGGCAAGGTGGTCTGTTCCTGGCATTGA
- a CDS encoding DUF748 domain-containing protein produces the protein MSGSSLSRLRASLCAAWGPARTRAQQLSHSPRARRIAAILAAVLLVYALLGFLAAPPLLRNYLQNHSVEMLGRPLSLGQVRFNPFTLNLRVGKLHLPEANGRTPFVDVDQLTLNASWSSLFRLAPVLDELRLDQPRIAITRSKDQRFNFTDLIERFTAKPAPADSQPARFSLSNISVHGGDIRFDDQLLGAQHHIEKLELGIPFLANLPSSTDIFVQPLLAMTMDGSPLRIDGQTKPFASSRESTIGFQLDRLDLPRYLGYVPAAMPVAIPKGLLSGKLSLHFVQTQPTPQLQLTGNLQVDDFTLDSSRGDAIARLGHGNIELIDVQPLASRYHLGAMQLERAALFYTQHAGGHSNFDTLMPPPAKADDKASPPTDLRIAALTLQDSALAYTDASQAKLQLTGLHGSLLGLGTLAGPPGKLDLASQLAGGSLSVRGAVDLAASRYAGTVELKQVALPPLQALAASATAARIAKGRLDASGQLRLNWGKAFNVHVEPAQLGISDFALEPQAKELAAPVAWRKLDAGITRLDLAARNAQLDKLTANGLQVDAVRERDDKINLTSLFASKHAASAGNDEGPAWRWSIARLGVEQGSLRLTDRSIDGARPTPLLIEALNGNIEELSDKLDQPRRVKLEGRIGKGSFATAGTLQPLPAVADLQLTTKRLDIAGFVPYASVPLNVDITSARLSSDGKLHYDGRRSEPRFDYTGNAAFERVRMQDKLTGDDFMRWRSLSGSRIDLRYGHGTPRVHLGGLVLDAFYARVIVNSNGRLNLSDVIANGEQAPVSVTRAANNAPTAPQPMSSASTAPAADIHIGEVTLANGQLNYTDNFIKPNYTANLTSLTGRIGAFGTTAGEPPAELVAQAKLDDASPVDIGGSINPLVPVAFLDIKGKATDVELTRLSAYSGKYTGYPITKGRLTADVHYLLDQGKLNADNHIFITQLTFGERMDSPGVSHLPVKLAVALLKDTEGNIDVNVPVSGSLDDPQFSLGGMIMRAFGNLIAKAATAPFRLLASAFGGSHEDLGYVEFAPGSAVLDGPAKERLGQIVQMLSRKSALTLDISGRADPSLDEAGLRKVTVDDQVRREKLAKESGDKVAADASATALAEVTVTPDEHERYLRRAYRHADFEKPKNVLGLSKSLEPDEMRSLLETHVDTDAAAMRALAGRRAAAVQDWLHGKLDDKRIAIKPPKLDASGINDKGKSTRADFGLH, from the coding sequence ATGTCCGGGTCGAGCTTGTCGCGGCTGCGCGCGTCCTTGTGTGCAGCCTGGGGTCCCGCACGCACGCGTGCACAGCAGCTGAGTCATTCGCCCCGCGCCCGCCGCATCGCCGCGATCCTCGCCGCCGTGCTGCTGGTCTACGCCCTGCTCGGCTTCCTTGCCGCCCCGCCGCTGCTGCGCAACTACCTGCAGAACCACTCCGTGGAGATGCTGGGACGGCCGCTGAGTCTCGGCCAGGTGCGCTTCAATCCGTTCACGCTGAACCTGCGGGTCGGCAAGCTGCACCTGCCAGAGGCAAACGGCCGGACCCCGTTCGTCGACGTCGACCAGCTCACGCTCAACGCATCGTGGAGCTCGCTGTTCCGCCTGGCCCCGGTGCTGGACGAACTGCGGCTCGACCAACCGCGGATCGCGATCACGCGGAGCAAGGACCAGCGCTTCAACTTCACCGACCTGATCGAGCGCTTCACCGCGAAGCCGGCGCCGGCGGACAGCCAGCCGGCGCGTTTCTCGCTCTCCAACATCAGCGTCCACGGCGGCGACATCCGCTTCGACGATCAGCTGCTGGGCGCCCAGCACCACATCGAGAAGCTCGAACTGGGCATCCCGTTCCTGGCCAACCTGCCCAGCTCCACCGACATCTTCGTGCAGCCGCTGCTGGCCATGACGATGGACGGCAGCCCGCTGCGCATCGACGGCCAGACCAAGCCGTTCGCCAGCAGTCGCGAGTCGACCATCGGCTTCCAGCTCGACCGGCTCGACCTGCCGCGCTACCTCGGCTACGTGCCGGCGGCGATGCCGGTGGCGATTCCCAAGGGCCTGCTCAGCGGCAAGCTGTCCCTGCACTTCGTGCAGACGCAGCCGACGCCGCAGTTGCAGCTCACCGGCAACCTGCAAGTGGACGACTTCACGCTCGACAGCAGCCGCGGCGACGCCATCGCCCGGCTGGGGCACGGCAACATCGAACTGATCGACGTGCAGCCGCTGGCCTCGCGCTACCACCTCGGCGCGATGCAGCTGGAACGCGCCGCTCTGTTCTACACCCAGCACGCCGGTGGCCACAGCAACTTCGATACGCTCATGCCGCCTCCGGCGAAAGCCGATGACAAGGCGTCGCCGCCGACCGACCTGCGCATCGCCGCACTCACGCTGCAGGACAGCGCACTTGCCTATACCGATGCCAGCCAGGCCAAGCTGCAGCTGACTGGATTACACGGCAGCCTGCTCGGCCTGGGCACGCTCGCCGGACCGCCCGGCAAACTCGACCTGGCCAGCCAGCTCGCCGGCGGCAGCCTCAGCGTACGTGGCGCCGTTGACCTCGCCGCCAGCCGCTATGCCGGCACGGTCGAGCTGAAACAAGTAGCGCTGCCGCCGCTGCAGGCGCTGGCCGCATCCGCCACCGCGGCACGCATCGCGAAAGGCAGGCTCGACGCCAGCGGCCAGCTGCGACTGAACTGGGGCAAGGCATTCAACGTGCACGTCGAGCCGGCCCAACTCGGCATCAGCGACTTCGCGCTGGAACCACAGGCCAAGGAGCTGGCCGCGCCGGTGGCCTGGCGCAAGCTGGATGCCGGCATTACCCGCCTCGACCTGGCTGCCCGCAACGCGCAACTGGACAAGCTCACGGCGAACGGCCTGCAGGTCGACGCCGTGCGCGAGCGCGACGACAAGATCAACCTGACCAGCCTGTTCGCCAGCAAGCACGCCGCGTCTGCCGGCAACGACGAAGGCCCGGCTTGGCGCTGGAGCATTGCCCGCCTCGGCGTCGAACAGGGTTCGCTGCGCCTCACCGATCGCAGCATCGACGGCGCCAGGCCGACACCGCTGCTCATCGAGGCGCTCAACGGCAATATCGAAGAACTCAGCGACAAGCTCGACCAGCCGCGCCGGGTCAAGCTGGAAGGTCGGATCGGCAAGGGCAGCTTCGCCACCGCCGGCACGCTGCAGCCGCTGCCCGCGGTGGCCGATCTGCAGCTGACCACCAAGCGGCTGGACATCGCCGGCTTCGTGCCCTACGCCAGCGTGCCGCTGAACGTGGATATCACCAGCGCCCGCCTCAGCAGCGACGGCAAGCTGCATTACGACGGCCGCCGTTCCGAGCCCCGTTTCGACTACACGGGCAATGCCGCGTTCGAGCGCGTGCGCATGCAGGACAAGCTCACCGGCGACGACTTCATGCGCTGGCGCTCGCTGAGCGGTTCGCGCATCGACCTGCGCTACGGCCATGGCACGCCGCGCGTGCACCTGGGCGGGCTGGTGCTGGACGCGTTCTACGCGCGCGTCATCGTCAACAGCAACGGGCGCCTGAACCTGTCCGACGTGATCGCCAACGGCGAGCAGGCGCCGGTCTCGGTGACCCGCGCCGCGAACAACGCGCCGACGGCGCCGCAGCCGATGTCCAGCGCATCCACGGCACCTGCCGCGGACATCCATATCGGCGAGGTCACCCTGGCCAACGGCCAGCTCAACTACACCGACAACTTCATCAAGCCCAACTACACCGCCAACCTCACCAGCCTCACCGGCAGGATCGGCGCGTTCGGCACCACCGCTGGTGAACCGCCCGCCGAACTGGTGGCGCAGGCGAAGCTGGACGATGCCTCGCCGGTGGACATCGGCGGCAGCATCAACCCGCTGGTGCCGGTGGCCTTCCTCGACATCAAGGGCAAGGCGACCGACGTCGAGCTGACCCGGCTCAGCGCCTACTCCGGCAAGTACACCGGCTACCCCATCACCAAGGGCCGCCTGACCGCCGACGTGCACTACCTGCTGGACCAGGGCAAGCTCAACGCCGACAACCACATCTTCATCACCCAGCTGACCTTCGGCGAGCGCATGGACAGCCCCGGCGTGTCGCACCTGCCGGTGAAGCTGGCGGTGGCCCTGCTGAAGGATACCGAGGGCAATATCGACGTGAACGTGCCGGTGTCCGGCTCGCTGGACGATCCGCAGTTCAGCCTCGGCGGCATGATCATGCGCGCGTTCGGCAACCTCATCGCCAAGGCCGCCACCGCGCCGTTCCGCCTGCTCGCCTCGGCGTTCGGCGGCAGCCACGAGGATCTCGGCTACGTCGAGTTCGCGCCGGGTTCGGCGGTGCTGGATGGACCCGCCAAGGAGCGCCTCGGCCAGATCGTGCAGATGCTCAGCCGCAAGAGCGCGCTCACCCTGGACATCAGCGGCCGGGCGGACCCGTCGCTGGACGAAGCCGGCCTGCGCAAGGTGACGGTGGATGACCAGGTCCGCCGCGAGAAGTTGGCCAAGGAGTCGGGCGACAAGGTCGCCGCGGACGCCTCGGCGACAGCGCTGGCCGAGGTGACGGTGACGCCCGACGAACACGAGCGCTATCTGCGACGCGCCTACCGTCATGCCGACTTCGAAAAACCCAAGAACGTTCTCGGCCTCAGCAAGTCGCTGGAGCCGGACGAGATGCGCAGCCTGTTGGAAACCCACGTGGACACGGACGCCGCGGCGATGCGCGCGCTCGCCGGGCGTCGTGCCGCCGCCGTGCAGGACTGGCTGCACGGCAAGCTGGACGACAAGCGGATCGCGATCAAGCCGCCCAAGCTCGACGCCTCGGGCATCAACGACAAGGGCAAGAGCACGCGCGCGGATTTCGGCCTGCATTGA
- the kbl gene encoding glycine C-acetyltransferase, translating to MSYSAKARYASELDAIREQGLFKAERIITSPQSAEIELEGGRKVLNFCANNYLGLADHPAVIQAAKDALDSHGFGMASVRFICGTQDLHKQLEAKIAAFFGTEDTILYAACFDANGGLFEPLLGEEDAVISDALNHASIIDGIRLCKARRFRYANSDMADLEKQLQAADAAGARTKLISSDGAFSMDGFIAKLDQITALAAKYDAMVHIDECHCTGFLGDSGRGSAEVNRVMDRIDIFTGTLGKALGGALGGFTTGRKEVIELLRQRSRPYLFSNSLPPHVVAAAIKVFDMLSSAGDLRDRLKENTRYFREKMTAAGFDIKPGVHPIVPVMIYDAPKAQAMATALLEEGIYVTGFFYPVVPQGQARIRTQMSAAHTREHLDRAIAAFTKVGRKLGVIGG from the coding sequence ATGAGCTACTCAGCCAAGGCGCGCTACGCCAGCGAACTCGACGCCATCCGCGAACAAGGCCTGTTCAAGGCCGAGCGCATCATCACCTCGCCGCAGTCCGCCGAGATCGAGCTGGAAGGCGGCCGCAAGGTGCTGAACTTCTGCGCCAACAACTACCTCGGCCTGGCCGACCATCCCGCGGTGATCCAGGCCGCCAAGGATGCACTGGACAGCCACGGCTTCGGCATGGCCAGCGTGCGCTTCATCTGCGGCACGCAGGACCTGCACAAACAGCTGGAAGCGAAGATCGCCGCGTTCTTCGGCACCGAGGACACCATCCTCTACGCCGCCTGCTTCGACGCCAACGGCGGCCTGTTCGAGCCGCTGCTGGGCGAGGAAGACGCGGTGATCTCCGACGCGCTGAACCATGCCTCGATCATCGACGGCATCCGCCTGTGCAAGGCCAGGCGCTTCCGCTACGCGAACAGCGACATGGCCGACCTGGAAAAGCAGCTGCAGGCGGCCGACGCGGCCGGCGCGCGGACCAAGCTGATCAGCAGCGACGGCGCGTTCTCGATGGACGGCTTCATCGCCAAGCTCGACCAGATCACCGCGCTGGCGGCGAAATACGACGCCATGGTGCACATCGACGAATGCCACTGCACCGGCTTCCTCGGCGACAGCGGCCGCGGCTCGGCCGAGGTCAACCGCGTGATGGACAGGATCGACATCTTCACCGGCACCCTGGGCAAGGCGCTCGGCGGCGCGCTGGGCGGGTTCACCACCGGCCGCAAGGAAGTGATCGAGCTGCTGCGCCAGCGCTCGCGTCCCTACCTGTTCTCCAACTCGCTGCCGCCGCACGTGGTCGCCGCGGCGATCAAGGTGTTCGACATGCTCTCCAGCGCCGGCGACCTGCGCGACAGGCTCAAGGAAAACACGCGCTACTTCCGCGAGAAGATGACCGCCGCCGGCTTCGACATCAAGCCGGGCGTGCACCCGATCGTGCCCGTGATGATCTACGACGCGCCGAAGGCGCAGGCGATGGCCACCGCCCTGCTGGAGGAAGGCATCTACGTCACCGGTTTCTTCTACCCGGTGGTGCCGCAGGGCCAGGCGCGCATCCGCACGCAGATGAGCGCGGCGCATACCCGCGAGCATCTCGACCGGGCGATTGCCGCGTTCACCAAGGTGGGCCGGAAGCTGGGCGTGATCGGCGGCTGA
- a CDS encoding pseudouridine synthase, with the protein MSRPPSFHPARPAASAQPPRHGLARVLSKLGACSRSQAEQWIRAGRVGLDGRVVRDPYHPTLLDRQQITVDGHPVKPAECVYVAFNKPRGLVVSAADEHGRATVYTALAAAGLPWLGPVGRLDKASEGLLLLSNDTTWAAGITDPATHLEKTYHVQVAGQPDAAVLAAMLAGIDDAGDLLKARRATLLRAGEKNAWLEVVLDEGRNRHIRRLLAALGFDVLRLIRVSIGTLALGELAKGQWRQLSADEVEALDTRKG; encoded by the coding sequence ATGTCCCGCCCGCCTTCTTTCCATCCCGCGCGTCCCGCTGCATCCGCGCAACCACCACGGCATGGACTGGCTCGCGTGCTGTCCAAACTGGGTGCCTGTTCCCGCAGCCAGGCCGAGCAATGGATTCGCGCCGGTCGCGTCGGCCTGGATGGACGCGTGGTCCGCGATCCGTATCACCCGACCCTGCTCGATCGGCAGCAGATCACCGTCGATGGCCATCCGGTGAAGCCGGCCGAGTGCGTCTATGTCGCCTTCAACAAGCCGCGTGGACTCGTGGTCAGCGCGGCCGACGAGCACGGCCGCGCGACGGTCTACACCGCGCTGGCTGCGGCGGGCTTGCCGTGGCTGGGGCCGGTCGGTCGACTGGACAAGGCCAGCGAAGGCCTGCTGCTGTTGAGCAATGACACCACCTGGGCGGCCGGCATCACCGATCCGGCCACGCACCTGGAGAAGACCTATCACGTACAGGTGGCCGGCCAGCCGGACGCAGCGGTACTCGCCGCGATGCTGGCGGGTATCGACGATGCCGGCGACCTGCTGAAGGCGCGCCGGGCCACGCTGCTGCGCGCGGGCGAGAAGAATGCCTGGCTTGAGGTGGTGCTGGACGAAGGCCGCAACCGGCATATCCGCCGGTTGCTGGCTGCCCTGGGTTTCGACGTGCTGCGGCTGATCCGGGTGTCCATCGGAACGCTTGCGCTGGGCGAACTGGCGAAAGGGCAGTGGCGACAGCTGAGCGCGGACGAAGTGGAGGCGCTCGACACCCGCAAAGGCTGA
- a CDS encoding OmpA family protein, whose amino-acid sequence MKRKGLYFLIALALGGVGAVHAQDTTAPATTESATSSYDGRWYIAPTVGGYYNDTDRNTNSRQFYYGLGVGRFISPNASLDLFIDRTKRDTDAGGSWANNSVGAAVRFYAGDWNAWRPYLLAGVMGSNHHSSGDSGWSPAAELGGGISKTITDSSDVRIEAGYRYDWDNKTQPAQDGYGDWFLGFSIVSRFGAPAAAPAPVAATPPPADCSTMDSDGDSVNDCDDKCPGTAAGTIVGPDGCPQKVVIDLRGVNFKYDRPKKGETDISKSLAEPSADSIAVLNQAIDTLQRYPQVKVTVAGYTDSKGTDEYNQALSERRASIVYNYLTSHGIDASRLEGPIGHGENNPIGDNATDAGRAQNRRTELQVQQ is encoded by the coding sequence ATGAAACGTAAGGGCTTGTATTTTCTGATCGCGCTGGCCCTGGGCGGCGTAGGTGCCGTTCATGCGCAGGACACGACTGCTCCCGCAACCACCGAGTCGGCCACCTCGTCCTATGACGGGCGCTGGTATATCGCACCGACCGTGGGTGGTTATTACAACGACACCGACCGCAATACCAATAGCCGTCAGTTCTATTACGGCCTGGGTGTGGGTCGCTTCATTTCGCCGAATGCATCGCTTGATTTGTTCATCGATCGTACCAAGCGCGATACCGACGCCGGTGGCAGCTGGGCCAACAACAGTGTCGGTGCCGCAGTGCGTTTCTATGCGGGTGACTGGAACGCCTGGCGTCCGTACCTGCTGGCTGGCGTGATGGGCAGCAACCATCACAGCAGCGGTGACAGCGGCTGGTCCCCGGCGGCCGAGCTGGGCGGCGGCATCTCCAAGACGATCACCGACAGCTCCGACGTGCGTATCGAAGCCGGTTATCGCTATGACTGGGACAACAAGACCCAGCCGGCGCAGGATGGTTACGGCGACTGGTTCCTGGGTTTCAGCATCGTGTCGCGTTTCGGCGCCCCGGCGGCGGCTCCGGCTCCGGTCGCGGCGACTCCGCCGCCGGCTGATTGCTCGACGATGGACAGCGACGGCGACAGCGTCAACGACTGCGACGACAAGTGCCCGGGCACGGCTGCCGGCACGATCGTCGGTCCGGACGGCTGCCCGCAGAAGGTCGTGATCGACCTGCGCGGCGTGAACTTCAAGTACGACCGTCCGAAGAAGGGCGAGACCGACATCTCGAAGTCGCTGGCCGAGCCGAGCGCCGATTCGATCGCCGTGCTGAACCAGGCCATCGACACCCTGCAGCGTTACCCGCAGGTGAAGGTGACGGTTGCCGGTTACACCGACTCGAAGGGCACCGACGAGTACAACCAGGCCCTGTCCGAGCGTCGCGCCTCGATCGTCTACAACTACCTGACCAGCCATGGCATCGATGCCAGCCGTCTGGAAGGCCCGATCGGTCATGGCGAGAACAACCCGATCGGCGACAACGCCACCGACGCCGGTCGCGCGCAGAACCGTCGCACGGAGCTGCAGGTTCAGCAGTAA
- a CDS encoding bifunctional 2-methylcitrate dehydratase/aconitate hydratase: MSAHDIRSAVRPDPDQPLLDIADYVVDYRIDSKEAYDTARYMLLDSLGTAMLAMKFPECVKHLGPLVPGATLPGGARVPGTSHELDPVQAAFAIGTQIRWLDFNDTWLAAEWGHPSDNLGSILAVGDYLSRKAEREGGQPLTVRDVLGYAIKAHEIQGCYALLNSFNRVGQDHVILVRLASTAVATAMLGGDKEQITTAVSHSWIDNGALRTYRHAPNTGPRKSWAAGDACRRAVTHAINAVYRGVVGYPSALSAKTWGFYDVAFKGKPFEFERPFGSYVMENVLFKISYPAEFHAQTAVECAMQLHGVVADKIDQIDKIVIETQEAGCRIIDKTGPLANYADRDHCIQYMVAVPLIFGRLVASDYNDEVAADPRIDALRDRMTVIENPQFTRDYFDPAKRYIGNSVQVFFKDGSSTEKVSIDYPIGHRKRRAEGIPVLLKKFEAAMRDHLPAHQVKAILAAVKDPAKLDAMPLNHFLGLFTL, from the coding sequence ATGAGTGCGCACGACATCCGTTCCGCCGTCCGTCCCGATCCCGACCAGCCGCTGCTCGACATCGCCGATTACGTCGTCGACTACCGGATCGATTCGAAGGAGGCCTACGACACCGCGCGCTACATGCTGCTGGATTCGCTTGGCACCGCCATGCTGGCGATGAAGTTTCCCGAGTGCGTGAAACACCTCGGTCCGCTGGTGCCCGGCGCCACGCTGCCGGGTGGCGCGCGCGTGCCGGGTACCAGTCATGAACTGGATCCGGTGCAGGCCGCGTTCGCGATCGGCACGCAGATCCGCTGGCTCGATTTCAACGACACCTGGCTGGCGGCCGAGTGGGGCCATCCGTCGGACAACCTCGGCAGCATCCTGGCGGTGGGCGACTACCTCAGCCGCAAAGCGGAGCGCGAAGGCGGCCAGCCGCTGACCGTGCGCGACGTGCTGGGCTATGCGATCAAGGCGCACGAGATCCAGGGCTGCTACGCGTTGCTGAACAGCTTCAACCGGGTCGGCCAGGACCACGTGATCCTGGTGCGGCTGGCGTCCACTGCCGTCGCCACCGCGATGCTCGGCGGCGACAAGGAGCAGATCACCACCGCCGTGTCGCACAGCTGGATCGACAACGGCGCGCTGCGCACCTATCGCCACGCGCCGAACACCGGCCCGCGCAAGAGCTGGGCCGCCGGCGACGCCTGCCGCCGCGCGGTGACCCACGCGATCAATGCGGTCTATCGCGGCGTGGTCGGCTATCCGTCGGCGCTGTCGGCGAAGACCTGGGGCTTCTACGACGTCGCGTTCAAGGGCAAGCCGTTCGAGTTCGAGCGCCCGTTCGGCAGCTACGTAATGGAGAACGTGCTGTTCAAGATCAGCTACCCGGCCGAGTTCCACGCGCAGACCGCGGTGGAGTGCGCGATGCAACTGCATGGCGTGGTTGCCGACAAGATTGATCAGATCGACAAGATCGTCATCGAGACGCAGGAGGCCGGCTGCCGCATCATCGACAAGACCGGCCCGCTGGCGAACTATGCCGACCGCGACCACTGCATCCAGTACATGGTGGCCGTGCCGCTGATCTTCGGCCGGCTGGTGGCCAGCGACTACAACGACGAGGTGGCCGCCGATCCGCGCATCGACGCACTGCGCGACAGGATGACGGTTATCGAGAACCCGCAGTTCACGCGCGACTACTTCGACCCCGCCAAGCGCTATATCGGCAATTCGGTGCAGGTGTTCTTCAAGGACGGCAGCAGCACCGAGAAGGTTTCGATCGATTATCCGATCGGCCATCGCAAGCGCCGCGCCGAAGGTATCCCGGTGCTGCTGAAGAAGTTCGAGGCGGCCATGCGCGACCATTTGCCGGCGCACCAGGTCAAGGCCATCCTGGCTGCGGTGAAGGATCCGGCGAAACTGGACGCGATGCCGCTCAATCACTTCCTGGGGCTCTTCACATTGTAA
- a CDS encoding TerC family protein — protein sequence MEFGPDFLSGLLAIILLDLVLAGDNAIVIAMAASRLPRELQKKAVFWGTFGAVAVRFALTAVVVYLLKLPGLMLAGGVLLLPIAWKLLNHGDDEGPNIKAGNTFWSALRTIIAADALMGLDNVLAIAGASKGHLLLVILGLLISVPLVVWGSTLILKLIDRFPIIMYIGAAAIAITAGRMIAHDHLVSGWFDAHSWAKYGLDALAVIGICGGGWLLQRRRQRLKLSAD from the coding sequence ATGGAATTTGGTCCCGACTTCCTCTCCGGCCTGCTGGCCATCATCCTGCTCGACCTCGTGCTGGCTGGCGACAACGCCATCGTCATCGCCATGGCCGCCAGCCGCCTGCCCAGGGAATTGCAGAAGAAAGCGGTGTTCTGGGGCACGTTCGGTGCCGTCGCGGTTCGTTTCGCGCTCACCGCCGTCGTCGTCTACCTGCTAAAGCTGCCGGGGTTGATGCTGGCGGGTGGCGTGCTGCTGCTGCCGATCGCCTGGAAACTGCTGAACCACGGCGACGACGAAGGCCCCAACATCAAGGCCGGCAATACGTTCTGGAGCGCGCTGCGCACGATCATCGCCGCCGACGCGCTGATGGGCCTGGACAACGTGCTGGCCATCGCCGGCGCGTCGAAAGGACACCTGCTTCTGGTCATCCTGGGCCTGCTGATCAGCGTGCCGCTGGTGGTCTGGGGCTCGACCCTGATCCTGAAACTGATCGACCGCTTCCCCATCATCATGTACATCGGCGCCGCCGCGATCGCGATCACGGCCGGGCGCATGATCGCCCACGACCACCTGGTCAGCGGCTGGTTCGACGCGCACAGCTGGGCGAAATACGGCCTGGACGCGCTGGCGGTGATCGGCATCTGCGGCGGGGGCTGGCTGCTGCAGCGGCGACGGCAGCGCCTGAAGCTGTCCGCTGACTGA